The Steroidobacteraceae bacterium genomic interval GTGCAGGAACGACGCCGGCCACATCCAGTCGGCTTGCAATGCCAACGCAACCCCCGGCTATGAGCGCAAGCACCATGAGGAGCGCCCGGCCGGGTGCGGTGCCCAGCACACACAGCAACCCGAGCGCCGTCAGTACCGCAGCGAGCCATTGCAGCGACAACTGCAGGCCGGACCATCCGGCAATGAGCGCGGCGACTCCGGCAACGACCAGCGCAAGCACGACCACGTCGTCCTTCGATCGCGCAATCAGTGCACCGAACCCGATCGCGGTTGCGATGGCAATCGCACTCGTAAAGAAATGCACGACGCCGCCCCACAGATTGCCTGCGCCGCTGCCCATGGCATGCGCTTGGGCCAGGGGCGTGTACGCGAAGGCTGCGCCGAGCAACGCAGTGCCTGCGGCACGACTGTCAGGCCGGCGAGACACGGCTGAGCAGTATCCAGATGCCGAGCGCGGCGATCAGAACACCAGCGCCGCGCAGCAATGGCGCTCCGAAGGACAATCGGCGAACCAACCCGAGCGCAATTCCGCAAAGATGCAGCCCACCGGTTGCCAACACGAAACCCGCCGCATAGGCCGCGGGATCAGCCGCGTCGGGCAACTCCTTGCCATGTGCGAACCCGTGAAAGACTGCGAAGAACGCCACGATGGCCACCGCAAGTGCCACAGGCGCTCGCCATGCCCCTGCAATGGCGGCGCCTAGCGCGACGACCGACAGGGCCACGCCGGCCTCGATCAGGGGCAGATCAATGCCTGCAATACCGAGGATGGCGCCAACCACCATCATCAAGGGAAAGGTCACGGGTAGTAGATATATGAGAGGCGCGCCAAGGAAGGCGCCCCAGATCCCGACCGCCACCATGGCGAGCAGGTGATCGACCCCAGCGAGCGGATGCATGAAGCCGGACAGGAATCCCCCGGCTGCCGCGACGCCCTGGTGGGCAAGTGCGACCCCAGGTACCGCCGCCATGGCAACCGCGCAGAGGACTCGCCGCCATCCGGATATAGGCACGCGCAGGAACATTAGGCAAAATTCTGGCAATTCAGCAACGGATCACCATGCTAACGCTATTTGGTCTCGCCTTCCTGATCGGCATGCGCCATGCGCTCGATCCGGATCATATCGCAGCGGTGTCGAATCTTGCGTTGCAGGACGCGAGTGCCGGCCGGCTATTGCACCATGGAGCGGCCTGGGGCATGGGACACGGGGGCATGCTGATTGTCTTCGGCATTGCCGTAACCTTGCTGGGCGGGCAACTTCCACCTGGCATCGATTCCCTGTTGCAATTGGCTATGGCCGCAGTGCTGCTTGGGCTTGGCATCAGCACGCTGCGCCGGGCGTGGCGCGCGCGCAATGGGTCGCGGGGCGCAAATCCTGGCGGATCAAGGACTATGCACAACTCCTTCCTCGTCGGTCTTGCCCAGGGCCTGGCTGGAACCGCGACCCTGACGCTCATGGCGACCCTCCCTCACGCGCACGAGCGCTCGCCATTGCTGTTCCTCGCGGTCTTCGCACTCGGCTCGTTGATCGGCATGCTGGGGCTGCTGGCAGTGGCGACCCTGCCACTCGCGGGGCGGCTCAAATCCGCATTCGCGCCGCGAAGTCCGCTACATTGGATTATCGGCCTGGCGACGGCCGCCATCGGCTGCAACGCGGCGGCGAGTCAGCTGTTGCACTGAATTCGCCTCGCACGGGGCCGCCGACGGCGATTTCAATCATCACGCAAACGCCAGGCCCCGGGCCCGGCTCGGCATGCGACTCCGCGCTGGCGCGTCTTCTGCCCGGCGCGCTGTACGATCAGAACGTAGCTTCGGCAATTGCTGTCGCGCCGGCGCGAAACGGGGCCGGCGGAGAGCAGATAGGTCGTGTCCGTGATTGCATTGCGCCAGGCGACCTGTCGGCCAGCACCGGCCAGCTCGAAGCTGTGCCCCATGCAGGCGCGGTCGCCCTCATCCATCTCCCGCCCGATCTTGGCGCCAACCAGCGCGCCGACGGCGGCGCCGATCACGGTGCCAACGACGCGGTTGTCCGGATCCGCAACCCGGTTGCCGATCACGCCGCCCGCGACGCCACCGAGTACCGCGCCAATCGCCTCGCGATCGCAACGACCATTTCGTACCGCAAAATCGCGGTCATATTCCTGCCCAGAGTAACCGCGATACTTCTTGCGATAACCGTGCGCTGGCGCCCATTCCGGGGGATCGGCCAGCGACTGGCCAATCCAGGCGGATGTCATCAGCACGCACAGAAGAACGGCAGCACGACGTAACATGGTCTGACCCTCGCAGGACGCGTCACAGCGAGGAAAATCCTGCGCCCGCCAGCCGCATCAAAGAAGGACGCAGGTCACAGTCGGCGCATGAACGCCCCTTCCGCTACGACTCTTCATTAACCAGTGCGTGTTGCGGCCGACGGTGACGGGGCATCCGGTAGCGTAGGCTCGTCAGGCCGTACAGCAGTGTCCACACCAACATCGCACTGGTCAGGTCGTGCGACATGAAGTGCGCACCGCGTGCCTGCTGGCCGAAAGCAAAAATCGCCCCAAGCAACAGCGCCGCTACCAGGATCTGCCGACTGTATTTCGAGCGGTTCTGCCGGGCGATGAAATAGAACACGAACAATGCGAACGCCGAACCCGAATGTGCGCCCGGAAAGCACTTCGCGCGAGGCAGGCTCCCGGGACGCGTCTCGAAAAGCCCGACAAACGGCCGTTCACCTCCGAACAGCTGCAGATCCCAGGGGCAATCCATGTTGCTGGTCGCTTTAATGACACCGATCAGCGCGACCGCCGCGGCGATGCCAAAGAACGCGAATGCCGCGTCGCGCCGGCAATCCCGCAAGCGCGCAATGCGATAACCCGACAGCCACACGATCAGGGTTGCGGCCGCGATCAGTTTGACCATCCAGGCGCCGCCGGTATGAATGAGGTCGCGGGCCCACCACTCACCGGTTCCCGTACCCAGCCAGTGTTGCAGCCTGGCATCGTAGAACAGGTGCTCGGCGATCCGAAAATCCCAGTGCCCCAGCGTGAGCGCGAGGAATACCGGCAGATACACCGACCACGGCAACCACAGATGCGTGAATCGATTCAAAGACACAGTCTAGGGGTCCGCTGAATTGCGGCAGCTCGCCAATACATCGAGCGATCGGTCGTACGCCGTCGTGGTGACATCGAGGATGCCGAGCACCGAGTGGAAGAGATTGTCGTGAGCCGCGGGCTGCTGCGCGCGCTGACGCAGGCAATTCTCGTCGAGCCGCGTGAGCTGCATGAATCCGCTCGTGGCCCAAAACACCATGGGCACCTGCAATTGCACGTCCGGCGCTATCGCGTAGGGCATACCGTGCAGATAGAGCCCCGACTCGCCCAGCGACTCGCCATGGTCTGAAACGAACAGCATCGCACTGTCGATTCGCGACTGTTGCGCCGCAAGCAGGTCGATGATGCTGGCGAGCACGGCATCGGTGTAGCGCAACGCATTGTCATATGAATTGACAACCTGCTCGCGCGTGCATCGGCGCAATTCAGCAGTATCGCAGGTCGGTGTGAAAACGCGGTAGGCGCGTGGATAGCGCTGATAGTAGGCCGGGCCGTGCTGACCCAACATATGCAGCACAATGGCGACTCGTGCCGACGGTTCGTGCAGAATATCAGCGAGCGCACCGGCCAGCACGCCGTCATTGCAGCCGTCGGCACTGCACAGTTGCGGATTGTCCTTTGCCCGCAGTGTTCTCGAGTCGATCGCCGGATTGGCGCACACACCCTTGCAACCGGACTGGTTGTCGCGCCAGAAAACACGGTACCCGGCGCGCACCAGCACATCGAGCAGCCCTTCGCTGGTGCGGATCCTGTCCTCGTCGTAATCGCGCCGGTCAACCGCCGAGAACATGCACGGCAAGGAAACTTCCGTCGACGTTCCGCAGGCTGTTACGTCACGGAAGGCGACCACGTTGCGCGCAAGTAATTGCGGGTTGGTATCGCGGGAATAGCCGAGCAGGGAGAAGTTCGCGGCTCGCGCAGTCTCTCCGACTACGATCACCAGTACTCTGGGTCGCTCAAGTTCGCTGCCAACGAAGCGCGCGTCGGCAGCGACGATTGATCTCGGACCATCCGGCTTCCCCGCAGGGCCCCAAAGGTTGTGCAACGTGCCGTAAATGATGTTCGCTGGTGTAACCCGGTAGCGCAGGCCGCGCTCGTTTCGCATCAAGGAACTGAAATCCCGATAGACGCTGAAAACGCAAGCCGCAGCCAACACCAGCGCGATCAACATGCTGAGCAGTCGCCAGGCCAGCGCGCGTCCCCAGGGTAGCGACCGGAAACGTACCCACCAGATGAAGAACAGTGGCGGCACGGCCGGCAGGACGATCGAGAGAACGGACTGGCGGCTGATGAACTCCGACGCTTCGCGCGCATCCGTCGCGAGGACGTTCTGCATCATCGTAGGGTCTATCACGACGCCATAGGTGCGCATGTAGTAGTTGATAGCCATAGCGGCGATCACGGCGATGCTCAGCACGACTCGTCCGAACCAGCCAATGGCGACAAGTCCAAAGAGAACATAATGGACCGCGGACAGCGCGATCCCGAGCGCAAGCGCAAACCACCAGTTGCCGACTTCGGCAAAGCTGCGGCCCGCGAGCACGCCCGTCCACCAGGTCTGGTTGGCGAACAGCACCAGGTAGCCCGCGATCAGCAATACCAGTGATTCGGATCTAACGACGGGACGATTCAATGCCTTGCTTCCATGAGTTCAACGTATCTTGCAGAAGTTGCTCGCCGGGGCGCAATCGCAACGCGCGCCCGAGCACCTGCAATGCTTTTGCGCCCTGCCCCGAGTCGTGCAGTGCAACAGCATACACATAGCTGAAGCGGACATTCGTCGGCTCACGCCGGCTGGCCTCAGCCAGGTAGGGCAAGGACTCAGCCACGCGTCCCTGTCTCACCAGCGACAACGCCAAAGCGTGATGCACTGCGCCGGTCCCGCCGGCAAACGGCAAGGCATCGCGCAGCACGCGTTCCGCATCGCTCTCCCGGTCCTGCATCCGCCGCGCCTCTGCCAGGTTGACAGCGGCGGCAACGAACTCGCGATCGATCTGCAATGCTTCGGCAAACGTTGTTGCCGCCCCTTCCAGGTCGCCGCGCCACAGCAGCGCATTGCCCAGATTGACCAAGCCCTCGGGCCGGTCGGAGTTGAAGCGTTGTGCCGCAAGATAATCGTCGAGCGCCGCATCGAAGCCGGGCAGCCGCGCAAGATCGCCAAATGACGTTCCGTCGGCGATGGCGGCACCAACCGCCTCCACACGCACACTGCGAACCCGGTCGCCAAGCAGCATCGGCCAGGCCTCGGGGTATGTTGATGCAAAGACTGCGGCCGTGCGTCGCAACAGTGGGTTCGGATCGGCCGCAAGACGCAGGGTCTGCTCTCGCGGCGGTCTTGCTCCAAGATTCGCCAGCCGCTCGAGGGCACTCGCACGAACAAGCGCCGATGTTTTGCCGTCGGCGACGATGGCAGGCAGGGATTTCACTGCATCCCTGTCGCCGGCATCTGCAGCCGCAAAGGCTTCTGCAAAATACTGCTGGCCGGCTTTGGGCGGGCCGAAGCGCTCGCGCAGACGCGCGGCGGCCCACTTCGCGCCGCGA includes:
- a CDS encoding HupE/UreJ family protein, producing MFLRVPISGWRRVLCAVAMAAVPGVALAHQGVAAAGGFLSGFMHPLAGVDHLLAMVAVGIWGAFLGAPLIYLLPVTFPLMMVVGAILGIAGIDLPLIEAGVALSVVALGAAIAGAWRAPVALAVAIVAFFAVFHGFAHGKELPDAADPAAYAAGFVLATGGLHLCGIALGLVRRLSFGAPLLRGAGVLIAALGIWILLSRVSPA
- a CDS encoding glycine zipper 2TM domain-containing protein; this translates as MLRRAAVLLCVLMTSAWIGQSLADPPEWAPAHGYRKKYRGYSGQEYDRDFAVRNGRCDREAIGAVLGGVAGGVIGNRVADPDNRVVGTVIGAAVGALVGAKIGREMDEGDRACMGHSFELAGAGRQVAWRNAITDTTYLLSAGPVSRRRDSNCRSYVLIVQRAGQKTRQRGVACRAGPGAWRLRDD
- a CDS encoding phosphatase PAP2 family protein, which translates into the protein MNRFTHLWLPWSVYLPVFLALTLGHWDFRIAEHLFYDARLQHWLGTGTGEWWARDLIHTGGAWMVKLIAAATLIVWLSGYRIARLRDCRRDAAFAFFGIAAAVALIGVIKATSNMDCPWDLQLFGGERPFVGLFETRPGSLPRAKCFPGAHSGSAFALFVFYFIARQNRSKYSRQILVAALLLGAIFAFGQQARGAHFMSHDLTSAMLVWTLLYGLTSLRYRMPRHRRPQHALVNEES
- a CDS encoding phosphoethanolamine--lipid A transferase, which translates into the protein MNRPVVRSESLVLLIAGYLVLFANQTWWTGVLAGRSFAEVGNWWFALALGIALSAVHYVLFGLVAIGWFGRVVLSIAVIAAMAINYYMRTYGVVIDPTMMQNVLATDAREASEFISRQSVLSIVLPAVPPLFFIWWVRFRSLPWGRALAWRLLSMLIALVLAAACVFSVYRDFSSLMRNERGLRYRVTPANIIYGTLHNLWGPAGKPDGPRSIVAADARFVGSELERPRVLVIVVGETARAANFSLLGYSRDTNPQLLARNVVAFRDVTACGTSTEVSLPCMFSAVDRRDYDEDRIRTSEGLLDVLVRAGYRVFWRDNQSGCKGVCANPAIDSRTLRAKDNPQLCSADGCNDGVLAGALADILHEPSARVAIVLHMLGQHGPAYYQRYPRAYRVFTPTCDTAELRRCTREQVVNSYDNALRYTDAVLASIIDLLAAQQSRIDSAMLFVSDHGESLGESGLYLHGMPYAIAPDVQLQVPMVFWATSGFMQLTRLDENCLRQRAQQPAAHDNLFHSVLGILDVTTTAYDRSLDVLASCRNSADP